Proteins encoded within one genomic window of Pseudalkalibacillus sp. SCS-8:
- the phnE gene encoding phosphonate ABC transporter, permease protein PhnE, producing MTKPLNSEVPTSLVSRKAKVRMNIIMLVVLGFYLFSSFMTQSSITRFDSAFFINVWEMVVQLFPPNWGYTGVVWEKLLETIKMALIATTIAGILCIPFCLLAANNIVQNKVLYNATKMFLNIMRTIPELILAVVFVGLFGIGVFAGILALIIFSLGILAKLISETIEAIDMNPLEAIRASGGNTLQVIWYAVVPQVLPQFVSFTLYVFEINVRASVVLGFVGAGGIGLILRQQMSFLSYQNVSTIIVITFVVVVIIDYISNKLRGRLV from the coding sequence ATGACCAAACCCCTTAATTCAGAAGTTCCTACTAGCTTGGTATCCCGTAAAGCCAAGGTTCGGATGAACATCATCATGCTCGTTGTTTTAGGATTTTATTTATTCAGCTCCTTCATGACGCAATCTTCAATAACTCGTTTTGATAGTGCCTTTTTTATAAACGTTTGGGAAATGGTCGTTCAACTATTTCCACCTAACTGGGGCTATACCGGAGTTGTTTGGGAGAAGCTGCTGGAAACGATCAAGATGGCGCTCATCGCTACCACGATCGCCGGGATCCTTTGTATCCCCTTCTGTCTGCTTGCAGCAAACAACATCGTTCAAAATAAAGTGTTGTATAATGCGACAAAAATGTTTTTGAATATCATGCGTACCATTCCTGAGCTCATTTTGGCAGTCGTTTTTGTCGGTCTATTCGGAATCGGTGTTTTCGCGGGGATCCTTGCCTTGATCATCTTCTCACTCGGTATTCTTGCGAAGTTGATCAGTGAAACGATTGAAGCAATCGATATGAATCCGTTAGAGGCAATCCGTGCATCCGGCGGGAATACGTTACAGGTTATCTGGTATGCGGTCGTTCCACAGGTGCTTCCTCAGTTTGTTTCTTTTACTTTGTACGTATTTGAAATCAACGTACGTGCTTCTGTCGTACTCGGTTTCGTCGGTGCTGGTGGAATCGGATTGATTCTGCGTCAACAGATGAGTTTCTTGAGCTACCAAAATGTCAGCACGATCATCGTCATTACGTTCGTAGTCGTCGTCATCATCGACTATATCAGTAATAAACTAAGGGGGCGACTCGTTTAA
- a CDS encoding MFS transporter: MEFRRNDHSWKNPTLLLSAIGLSTIGDWIYLIALNLIVLDMTGSPLAVAALYILKPVSTLFTNFWAGSIIDRLNLRNFMVVLDVFRAALILIVPSLSSIWLIYLVVFFINMGSSVFEPASMTYITKLLPPARRQRFNALRGLVDSGGFLLGPAVAGILFMIGTPYTAIYVNAFTFLGSGLIMMCLPQFNKSAYKIDGGFSIGLLKKDWQVVLQFTRVHTHIITIYFLFSLMMVMATALDSLEAAFSKEVLKLSDTEYGFLVSIAGAGIAVGSIFNALYSKKLPVTFLIGVGSLFVSAGYIIYAFSSNFTIAALGFSVLSFSLAFANTGFYTFYQDNIPVDVMGRVGSFFSFIEAIFIIAATIIIGIAAQVFTIKGSVIVGSFFMLLITVVLGAMSYLHNEKIHNPAHKEGVIP; this comes from the coding sequence ATGGAGTTTAGAAGAAACGATCACTCGTGGAAAAACCCAACGCTTTTATTATCTGCAATTGGTCTTTCAACCATAGGGGATTGGATCTACTTGATTGCACTGAATCTAATTGTATTGGATATGACGGGATCACCTTTGGCCGTTGCGGCTCTTTATATTTTAAAACCTGTATCAACCTTATTCACCAATTTTTGGGCAGGATCAATAATTGACCGGTTGAATTTAAGGAATTTTATGGTAGTCTTGGATGTGTTCAGGGCGGCTCTAATTCTCATTGTGCCTTCATTATCTTCAATCTGGCTTATATACTTGGTTGTGTTTTTCATTAATATGGGTAGCTCCGTCTTTGAGCCTGCTTCTATGACTTATATCACAAAATTGCTTCCTCCTGCGAGAAGACAAAGGTTTAATGCCTTGCGAGGTCTGGTCGATTCTGGAGGCTTCCTTCTCGGTCCTGCGGTAGCTGGAATCCTATTCATGATAGGAACACCTTATACAGCCATCTATGTTAATGCCTTTACATTTCTCGGTTCTGGATTAATAATGATGTGTTTACCTCAATTTAATAAAAGTGCATACAAGATAGATGGTGGTTTTTCAATCGGACTTTTGAAAAAGGATTGGCAAGTGGTTCTTCAATTTACCCGTGTCCATACTCACATCATTACAATTTATTTTCTATTTAGTCTCATGATGGTAATGGCAACAGCACTAGATTCGTTAGAAGCTGCTTTCTCAAAAGAGGTATTAAAGTTATCCGATACAGAGTACGGGTTTCTTGTAAGCATTGCAGGAGCAGGAATCGCTGTGGGGTCCATTTTTAATGCGTTATATTCTAAGAAGTTACCTGTTACATTTCTTATCGGTGTGGGCTCTCTTTTCGTTTCTGCTGGTTATATCATTTATGCTTTTTCCAGTAATTTTACGATTGCTGCATTAGGGTTCAGTGTGCTCTCTTTTTCCCTAGCTTTTGCAAATACAGGTTTTTATACCTTTTACCAGGACAATATACCAGTTGATGTGATGGGGAGAGTAGGAAGTTTTTTTAGCTTCATAGAAGCGATTTTCATCATTGCAGCCACAATTATCATTGGAATAGCTGCTCAAGTATTTACCATAAAGGGGTCTGTTATAGTTGGCTCATTCTTCATGTTACTTATTACGGTTGTTCTAGGCGCTATGAGTTATTTACACAATGAAAAAATTCACAACCCAGCACATAAAGAAGGTGTTATACCTTAA
- a CDS encoding YfhE family protein, which translates to MSKNTQYQPIRGMELSDAQEVAYAKEFKKADMAGGYRKPKVKKAKKENPDLLK; encoded by the coding sequence TTGAGTAAAAATACACAGTATCAACCGATCCGAGGAATGGAGTTATCCGATGCTCAAGAAGTCGCTTATGCCAAAGAATTCAAGAAAGCGGACATGGCCGGCGGATACCGAAAGCCTAAAGTAAAAAAAGCGAAAAAAGAAAATCCAGATTTATTGAAATAG
- a CDS encoding ABC transporter ATP-binding protein, with protein sequence MFSLETKNITLAYQDTPIIENLDFKIPKGKITVLIGSNGSGKSTLLKALARLLKPKSGNILINGKDIHQSSTKKVARQLAILPQSPVTPEGLTVIQLVKQGRYPYQSWLQQWSAKDEEAVRSALEATNLIDLQDRQVDSLSGGQRQRAWIAMSLAQNTETILLDEPTTYLDLAHQIEVLDLLYDLNQNEQRTIVMVLHDLNLACRYADHIVAVHNKGIYAEGPPEQIVSPQMVHDVFGLQAQISYDPMFGTPMCIPCGKGRKINHDLRRANA encoded by the coding sequence ATGTTTTCTCTTGAAACGAAGAATATTACATTAGCTTATCAAGATACACCAATCATAGAAAATTTAGATTTTAAAATACCTAAAGGAAAAATCACGGTCCTGATCGGAAGTAACGGTTCAGGAAAATCAACATTGTTGAAAGCGCTTGCCCGATTATTGAAACCGAAATCAGGCAACATCCTCATCAACGGGAAGGATATCCATCAATCCTCTACGAAAAAGGTTGCAAGACAGCTGGCGATTTTACCCCAGTCCCCAGTAACCCCAGAAGGATTGACGGTCATCCAGCTCGTCAAGCAAGGGCGCTATCCTTATCAAAGCTGGCTCCAGCAATGGTCAGCGAAGGATGAAGAGGCGGTCCGTTCTGCACTGGAAGCGACAAACCTGATCGACCTGCAGGATCGTCAAGTTGACTCGTTATCAGGTGGACAGAGGCAACGTGCCTGGATCGCGATGTCACTCGCTCAGAATACGGAAACCATTCTGTTGGATGAGCCGACGACGTATCTGGATCTTGCACACCAAATTGAAGTGCTCGATCTGTTATATGATTTGAATCAAAATGAACAACGTACGATTGTCATGGTACTACATGATTTGAACCTTGCATGCCGCTATGCTGATCATATCGTTGCGGTGCATAATAAAGGGATCTATGCGGAAGGACCTCCTGAACAGATTGTAAGTCCACAAATGGTGCATGATGTTTTCGGCTTGCAGGCACAGATTTCTTACGACCCGATGTTCGGTACACCAATGTGCATCCCGTGCGGGAAAGGCAGGAAGATAAACCATGATTTACGACGTGCAAATGCCTAA
- the phnE gene encoding phosphonate ABC transporter, permease protein PhnE, producing MNTQVPPKTNRKPMIIVRNIGIGIGLIALYVWAFATIEIPWARIFSEKTIANFDRVIPKLFSPDFTFAEKVLDYMMETLFIAFTGSFMAAILAVPFGFFAASNINRNPFLNTMGKWILNADRTFPEILLALIFVVAIGPGAFAGVLAIAIHSIGMLGKLYSEVIESIDMHVVEAMEANGANKIQIFFYGIMPQVIPEFMSYAIYRFEIDVRASTILGIIGAGGIGTLLVISSRNRNWDEVGMILLVIIIFVSIIDYISTAIRKRIV from the coding sequence ATGAACACACAAGTACCTCCTAAAACAAATCGTAAACCGATGATCATTGTCCGCAACATCGGAATCGGGATCGGTCTTATCGCCTTGTATGTGTGGGCATTTGCGACGATCGAGATCCCATGGGCGCGGATTTTCAGCGAAAAGACGATTGCAAACTTCGACCGTGTTATCCCGAAGCTGTTCAGTCCGGATTTCACGTTTGCTGAGAAAGTGTTGGATTATATGATGGAAACGTTATTCATCGCGTTTACAGGTTCCTTCATGGCAGCGATTCTTGCTGTGCCGTTCGGCTTCTTTGCAGCATCGAACATCAATCGCAATCCGTTTTTGAACACGATGGGGAAATGGATTCTGAATGCAGACCGTACATTCCCTGAGATCCTTCTTGCATTGATTTTCGTCGTCGCAATCGGGCCTGGTGCTTTTGCAGGGGTCCTTGCCATTGCCATCCACTCGATTGGAATGCTTGGTAAGCTTTATTCCGAGGTGATCGAGTCGATTGATATGCATGTGGTGGAAGCGATGGAAGCGAACGGGGCCAACAAGATCCAGATCTTCTTCTACGGCATCATGCCTCAGGTCATTCCTGAGTTCATGTCCTATGCGATCTATCGGTTTGAAATCGACGTACGTGCTTCCACGATCCTAGGGATCATCGGTGCCGGTGGTATCGGAACGTTGCTCGTCATTTCATCCCGAAACCGTAACTGGGATGAAGTTGGTATGATCCTGCTTGTCATTATCATCTTCGTCAGCATCATCGACTACATCAGTACTGCAATTCGTAAACGAATCGTATAG
- a CDS encoding HAD family hydrolase, producing MKQFYPDCKLVIFDLDGTLYEDTDHFDHYASLLKERVAPEHQADFLNDYEAMKKGDHTVSIGKAYDADHDAILTLDPLTLKVTHVQQWDGKEWDHTRIQGTYSEDITFDFEKIIAIGDGWWLPYTAARHHGVSIEETYQCYTETKEYMVTDAFELTKTPGLRDGLLKLKEEAEVVLVTNSEEDDVQRLLKELELDDIFPEIVPLAQKPVQTKKIFLDLMKKYNAKPEETVSIGDNLINEIAPALVLGMRTIYIQPTGIEMEHENLKVVTGLAEVFNTQK from the coding sequence ATGAAACAGTTCTATCCGGATTGTAAATTAGTCATCTTCGATTTGGACGGTACGTTGTATGAAGATACTGACCACTTTGACCACTATGCCTCTTTATTAAAAGAACGGGTTGCACCAGAGCATCAGGCAGATTTTCTGAATGATTACGAAGCGATGAAGAAGGGTGATCATACCGTAAGTATCGGAAAAGCATACGATGCTGACCATGATGCGATTCTCACACTCGATCCTTTGACATTGAAAGTGACCCATGTACAGCAGTGGGACGGGAAAGAATGGGACCATACCCGCATTCAAGGTACATATTCGGAGGATATTACGTTCGACTTCGAAAAGATCATCGCGATCGGTGATGGCTGGTGGCTTCCTTATACAGCGGCACGCCATCATGGGGTTTCCATTGAAGAAACCTATCAATGTTATACAGAAACGAAGGAGTACATGGTAACGGATGCGTTTGAACTGACGAAAACGCCAGGACTTAGGGATGGACTTCTGAAGCTGAAGGAAGAAGCTGAAGTGGTTCTCGTTACGAATAGTGAGGAGGATGACGTTCAAAGGCTTTTGAAAGAGCTGGAGCTTGATGATATTTTTCCTGAAATCGTTCCGTTAGCCCAAAAACCGGTCCAGACGAAGAAAATCTTCCTGGATTTAATGAAGAAGTACAACGCAAAGCCTGAAGAGACCGTATCGATCGGGGATAACCTGATCAATGAGATTGCGCCAGCACTCGTGTTGGGAATGAGGACCATTTACATCCAGCCGACAGGAATCGAAATGGAACATGAGAATTTGAAGGTTGTCACAGGCCTCGCGGAAGTATTCAATACACAGAAATAA
- the phnC gene encoding phosphonate ABC transporter ATP-binding protein — MIEFKDLSLVYPNGTQGLKNVNVKINEGEFVVIVGLSGAGKSTFIRSINRLVTPTHGELLVDDENILDYKGKDLRKLRTKIGMIFQNYNLVKRSTVMKNVISGRLGHTGTLRSILNLYPKKDMALAYESLKRVNIEEKVYSRADQLSGGQQQRVSIARVLTQQPSVVLADEPVASLDPPTSHQVMKYLKKINREDNITTIVNLHFIDMAMEYADRIIGMRAGEIVFDGPASEVNEQTFEQIYGRPIKEDDIRGGKEDNDQTP, encoded by the coding sequence ATGATTGAATTCAAAGATTTATCACTTGTCTACCCGAACGGGACACAAGGCTTGAAAAACGTAAATGTAAAAATCAACGAAGGAGAATTCGTCGTCATCGTCGGTCTTTCCGGTGCAGGTAAATCCACCTTCATCCGCAGCATCAACCGTCTTGTTACACCTACCCACGGTGAACTCCTGGTTGACGATGAAAATATCCTGGATTATAAAGGAAAAGATTTGCGGAAGCTTCGTACGAAAATCGGGATGATCTTCCAGAACTATAACCTGGTGAAACGTTCGACCGTCATGAAAAATGTCATTTCAGGCCGACTTGGTCACACAGGGACATTGAGAAGTATCTTAAACCTTTATCCGAAGAAGGATATGGCACTCGCTTATGAAAGCTTGAAGCGTGTCAATATTGAAGAAAAAGTGTATTCCCGTGCAGACCAATTGAGTGGTGGTCAGCAGCAACGTGTATCAATTGCACGTGTTCTGACTCAGCAGCCTTCTGTCGTCTTAGCGGATGAACCAGTTGCAAGTCTTGATCCGCCAACCTCCCATCAAGTCATGAAATACTTGAAGAAAATCAATCGGGAAGACAACATTACAACGATCGTCAATCTGCATTTCATCGATATGGCGATGGAGTATGCGGATCGTATCATCGGCATGCGAGCAGGTGAAATCGTATTTGATGGTCCTGCAAGCGAAGTGAATGAACAGACCTTCGAACAAATCTACGGACGTCCGATTAAAGAAGACGATATCCGAGGGGGCAAGGAAGATAATGACCAAACCCCTTAA
- a CDS encoding cysteine hydrolase family protein — MKKALLIVDVQDAFNDPKWGERNNHDAEENIKRLLTEWRKKQQEVIFIQHQSQNHDSVFHPDHPGYRIKEIVKPLDDEMVIRKEVNSAFIGTSLEHFLHDQGIKEVVITGLTTQHCVSTTTRMSGNLGFHTFLISDATAAFELTDHNGKAVDPQTIHDVSLATIHNEFATVCSTEDYLEKYF; from the coding sequence ATGAAAAAGGCTCTTCTAATTGTCGATGTGCAGGACGCATTCAACGACCCGAAATGGGGAGAACGGAATAACCATGATGCAGAAGAGAATATCAAACGTTTGCTAACGGAATGGAGAAAAAAGCAACAAGAGGTTATTTTCATCCAACATCAATCTCAAAATCATGACTCGGTTTTCCATCCCGATCACCCTGGATACCGTATCAAAGAAATTGTAAAGCCACTGGATGATGAAATGGTGATTCGAAAAGAAGTTAACAGCGCGTTTATCGGTACATCCCTTGAGCACTTTTTACACGATCAGGGAATTAAGGAGGTTGTCATAACAGGATTGACCACCCAACATTGCGTTTCTACTACCACAAGAATGAGTGGAAATTTAGGCTTTCACACCTTCTTGATTTCTGATGCAACGGCAGCATTCGAATTAACCGATCACAATGGAAAAGCTGTCGATCCCCAAACCATTCATGATGTTTCACTGGCTACGATCCATAATGAGTTCGCAACGGTCTGTTCAACCGAAGATTATCTGGAAAAGTACTTTTGA
- a CDS encoding Lrp/AsnC family transcriptional regulator, which yields MQLDEKDIRILNHLLQNSRVSMRELGRLVDMSAPAVTERVRQMESFGVIKGYTVEIDYEKAGYPISCMIEATIKNGQYERFKKKIENQGNVEYCHRIAGQACFILKLHFRSLAEIEIFINDFSDLAHTVTHIIFSNVETNQTL from the coding sequence ATGCAATTAGATGAAAAAGATATAAGAATCCTCAACCATTTACTTCAAAATAGCCGAGTCTCCATGAGGGAATTAGGTAGGTTGGTAGATATGTCTGCACCTGCTGTTACTGAAAGGGTAAGACAAATGGAATCATTCGGGGTCATTAAAGGGTATACAGTAGAGATTGATTATGAGAAAGCGGGTTATCCGATAAGTTGTATGATTGAAGCCACTATAAAAAATGGCCAATACGAACGCTTTAAAAAGAAAATTGAAAATCAGGGCAATGTGGAATATTGTCACCGTATCGCAGGCCAAGCTTGTTTTATCCTGAAATTACACTTTAGAAGTCTAGCTGAAATAGAAATATTCATAAATGATTTTTCAGACCTGGCACATACAGTCACTCATATCATTTTTTCAAACGTAGAGACAAATCAAACGTTATAA
- a CDS encoding DUF2200 domain-containing protein, with amino-acid sequence MTKHKIYTMSFANVYPHYITKAEKKGRTKAEVDEIIRWLTGYSQEELEDQLENQTDFETFFAEAPQKNPSRNLIKGVVCGVRVEDIEEPTMQEIRYLDKLIDELAKGKTMEKILRK; translated from the coding sequence ATGACGAAACATAAAATATATACAATGAGCTTTGCAAACGTCTATCCCCATTACATTACGAAAGCAGAGAAAAAAGGACGAACAAAGGCAGAAGTTGATGAAATTATCCGTTGGTTGACAGGCTATAGCCAGGAGGAGTTAGAAGATCAACTTGAAAACCAGACAGACTTTGAGACCTTCTTTGCGGAAGCTCCCCAAAAGAATCCTTCAAGGAATCTAATCAAAGGTGTAGTATGCGGTGTCCGAGTGGAAGATATCGAAGAACCAACGATGCAAGAAATCCGTTATTTGGATAAGTTGATTGATGAGCTGGCAAAAGGTAAGACGATGGAGAAGATTTTGCGGAAATAA
- a CDS encoding DUF1272 domain-containing protein, which yields MGLEMKTVCERCESKVYDEAYICVHECTFCKGCTSAMSNRCPNCSGELVRRPRATKGACPITVRGNVL from the coding sequence ATGGGGTTGGAAATGAAAACGGTATGCGAAAGATGCGAATCAAAGGTCTATGACGAGGCTTATATCTGTGTACATGAATGTACCTTTTGTAAGGGTTGCACTAGTGCGATGTCAAATCGTTGTCCCAACTGCAGTGGTGAGCTTGTCAGAAGACCAAGAGCCACCAAGGGAGCATGCCCAATAACCGTTAGGGGGAATGTATTATGA
- a CDS encoding VOC family protein, which translates to MSKSVSKSKSYLNQVHYIRIPVRDSDQSVKWYTEILGLELLTITEESYAVLKMNEGPMLLVLVPTEDDTYAHFSVKDESAFSIGFTSPLLKEFHQYLIENDVKVDEITEDHGHYYFHFYDPSGNKLQVHW; encoded by the coding sequence ATGAGTAAATCCGTTTCTAAGAGTAAATCGTATTTGAATCAGGTACATTACATCCGTATTCCAGTCCGTGATAGTGATCAATCTGTTAAATGGTACACTGAAATCCTAGGATTGGAATTGCTTACAATCACTGAGGAGAGCTATGCAGTTCTAAAGATGAATGAAGGACCGATGTTGCTCGTATTAGTACCAACTGAGGATGATACATACGCCCATTTCTCAGTGAAAGACGAATCTGCATTCAGTATTGGATTCACAAGTCCTTTACTGAAAGAATTCCATCAATATCTCATCGAGAATGATGTTAAAGTAGATGAGATTACAGAAGACCACGGTCACTATTACTTCCACTTCTATGATCCTAGTGGGAATAAATTGCAGGTTCATTGGTAG
- a CDS encoding IucA/IucC family C-terminal-domain containing protein encodes MIYDVQMPNYIDFIQQNYRLAEKGSSDESFLSSEDLLDTYATEKFVNEQLKPLLNAPNGLVTASQFSKRYAFSVITPFFASLTLFDRVLNMNPDNCELHRDPDKGILLPRLSLKDETTDIVGSNREAEIHRALEAVFKGHIKKVWQTLNASASAPLPVLWENTAIYFYWLYETNFYNHELNVADDKIEQDFEIILNAPGECFGENDNPLAKFHHPKQTLLQSNPPVRVRKTCCLYYEVNQERNFCKTCPRCLSGYTE; translated from the coding sequence ATGATTTACGACGTGCAAATGCCTAACTATATCGATTTCATACAACAAAATTATCGGCTTGCAGAAAAAGGATCTTCTGATGAATCTTTCCTTTCCTCAGAAGATCTGTTGGATACATATGCCACAGAAAAGTTCGTCAATGAGCAGCTTAAACCGTTGTTGAATGCGCCGAACGGATTGGTAACAGCTTCTCAATTCTCAAAGCGCTATGCGTTTTCCGTCATCACCCCTTTTTTTGCAAGCCTGACATTGTTTGATCGTGTCTTGAATATGAATCCTGATAACTGCGAACTGCATCGAGACCCGGATAAAGGGATACTTTTGCCGCGACTCAGCTTGAAGGATGAAACGACTGATATAGTAGGAAGTAATCGAGAGGCTGAAATTCATCGAGCACTTGAAGCTGTGTTCAAAGGCCATATAAAAAAGGTGTGGCAGACGTTGAATGCTTCTGCATCAGCACCTCTTCCAGTGTTATGGGAGAACACGGCCATATATTTCTACTGGTTGTATGAAACGAACTTTTACAATCATGAATTGAATGTGGCGGATGACAAGATCGAACAGGATTTTGAAATCATCCTTAACGCACCGGGAGAATGTTTTGGTGAGAATGACAACCCATTAGCGAAATTCCATCACCCGAAACAAACGCTATTACAAAGCAATCCACCAGTACGCGTTCGGAAAACATGCTGTCTATATTACGAAGTGAACCAAGAGCGAAACTTCTGCAAAACCTGCCCAAGATGCCTATCAGGCTATACAGAATAA
- a CDS encoding Lrp/AsnC family transcriptional regulator has product MDPINRKILEVLQVEGRVSMTELGKKISMSVPAVTERVRKLEEQGVIQGYKAQINPDKIDKSVKAFVLVKTHRCKAFREFCKENPLVIECHRLTGEYSYLVKVITESYELLEEFIDATMEYGEPYTMMNLSSPVLNKII; this is encoded by the coding sequence ATGGACCCTATCAATCGAAAAATTTTAGAGGTTTTACAAGTGGAAGGACGAGTCTCAATGACTGAACTAGGAAAGAAGATTTCAATGTCTGTACCTGCAGTGACAGAGCGGGTGAGAAAGCTTGAGGAGCAGGGTGTTATTCAGGGATACAAAGCTCAGATCAATCCCGATAAGATCGATAAATCGGTCAAAGCTTTTGTCTTGGTGAAAACCCATCGATGCAAGGCATTCAGAGAATTTTGCAAAGAAAATCCTCTTGTCATTGAGTGTCATCGTCTAACAGGTGAATATAGTTATCTCGTAAAAGTCATAACCGAATCCTACGAACTGCTGGAGGAATTCATTGATGCCACGATGGAATATGGAGAGCCGTACACGATGATGAATCTCTCTTCGCCTGTTTTGAACAAGATTATTTAA
- a CDS encoding phosphate/phosphite/phosphonate ABC transporter substrate-binding protein, whose protein sequence is MKKVLSLLLVALLAVGLTACGTSSDSGSNGKDGDPEKLIMGFVPSQDSDEIADTVKPLADKLSEELGIEVEGQLMTDYSALVEAMGSNKVQIGFLPAFGYVLANEKHNVEVILKSERYGSGTYRAQYVVRADSGIESLEDMKGKTWAIPDLASTSGFLFPAAQIMDKFNVEDVQSGFFSNTIEAGGHDNALISVYDGNADVATTFDDARNTIEDDYPDVKDKLKVIEYTSDIPNDTISVTEELSDEWKQKIKETFLSFNDDEEMIQIMKDVYSWDAIIEAEDSEYDVVRSTYEKFKDQNLLDN, encoded by the coding sequence ATGAAAAAAGTTTTATCGTTATTGCTTGTTGCCCTTCTTGCAGTCGGGCTGACAGCTTGTGGTACAAGCAGTGATTCTGGAAGTAATGGGAAAGACGGAGATCCAGAAAAGCTCATCATGGGGTTTGTTCCATCACAAGACTCTGATGAAATTGCAGATACGGTCAAGCCTCTTGCTGACAAATTGAGTGAAGAGCTTGGGATTGAAGTCGAAGGACAGCTTATGACAGACTACTCCGCTCTTGTTGAAGCAATGGGAAGCAACAAAGTACAAATCGGTTTCTTACCAGCATTCGGTTATGTTCTTGCAAACGAAAAACACAATGTTGAAGTCATCCTTAAGTCTGAGCGTTACGGCAGTGGTACATATCGTGCACAATATGTCGTCCGTGCAGATTCCGGCATCGAGTCCCTTGAAGATATGAAAGGTAAGACTTGGGCGATTCCTGACCTAGCATCTACGAGTGGGTTCTTATTCCCTGCAGCTCAAATCATGGACAAGTTCAACGTGGAAGATGTCCAATCCGGTTTCTTCAGCAACACGATCGAAGCAGGTGGTCACGATAACGCATTGATTTCTGTATACGACGGAAATGCTGATGTAGCAACGACATTTGATGATGCACGTAACACGATTGAAGATGACTACCCTGATGTAAAAGATAAGTTGAAAGTAATTGAATACACGTCTGATATTCCAAACGATACAATCTCTGTAACGGAAGAGCTTTCTGATGAATGGAAACAGAAAATCAAAGAAACATTCCTTTCGTTCAACGATGATGAAGAAATGATCCAAATCATGAAGGATGTCTATAGCTGGGATGCAATTATTGAAGCAGAAGATAGCGAATATGACGTCGTTCGTAGTACTTATGAGAAATTCAAGGATCAAAACTTGCTAGACAATTAA
- a CDS encoding carboxymuconolactone decarboxylase family protein, with protein MPRITFSQNGNSPFQQLLGHNQEIMENWNRLGDVLGSDGVLSNQLKEQVRRTLAQHNGCEYCKAKGRPSDDQFDEKTSVAVGFAEAFLKYKGEFPSNVFAVLHDTFDDKEISELCAFICFTTASQYFGAITDLKPIE; from the coding sequence ATGCCAAGAATAACTTTTTCACAAAATGGCAACAGTCCATTCCAACAACTGCTTGGACATAATCAGGAGATCATGGAAAATTGGAATAGACTCGGGGACGTGTTGGGTTCAGACGGAGTGTTATCCAATCAATTAAAAGAACAAGTGAGAAGAACACTCGCACAACATAATGGGTGTGAGTATTGCAAAGCGAAGGGACGTCCTTCAGATGATCAGTTTGATGAAAAAACATCAGTCGCAGTAGGTTTTGCTGAAGCGTTTTTGAAATATAAGGGCGAGTTTCCTTCCAATGTATTTGCGGTTTTGCATGATACATTCGATGACAAAGAAATTAGTGAGCTTTGTGCGTTTATCTGTTTTACAACAGCATCCCAGTATTTTGGTGCGATTACAGACCTGAAACCTATAGAATAA